The segment TGGAACAAGTTCTGAAAATGTTCAGTTGAacagaagtaaaaatgaaaaattatccaAAAAATCCAGTGGTCTGATAGGAAGCAAGGACCCCAAGAGGAAACAGGTGGATTTGAATGGTGACAATGACCTCTGTGATCCTGAAAATGAACTGTCTCGGCCACAAATGGGTAAGATTGCTAAGACATTGGACAATCTACAGAATAAATCGAACCAAATTCGAGCCAGATCAGCAGTGAAAGGCTGCAGACCAGCCCCCAAGAATAAGTTGATTGCAGGGCAGGCAAAACTAACTCAGTTTTTTAGACTCTGAATTTGTCTTTCTGGTTCTCTGGTATTTATATTAGTCACTAAACAAAAACCAAGTCATCAATGAAAAGGTCATGACTATCACCTTTGGAAAAGTCAATATGTCTTGTACACTAGTACTTTGTCCAATTGAAATGTAGAATGTAGAAGGTGTTACCATCCGTCAAATAGACAAATGAGTCACGACTGTCCTGAATTCTCACCAGGTTTATTATACAGCAAAATGGTTACATTTAGTTTACCCAAGAAAAATCTCAATCATTTGTTCCAAAATACAAACACTGACCACATTTACATTTATGAAGCAAAGCAACTTTCACTGGCAACTCAATAGCTTTGTTTTCTTGGGGAAAGATGATGTAGGCCTGCAGGTATCAGATTTGCCAACAAGGTCGATAGACTCTTCCCAGCATGCACCTGAGCACTGTAGGGAAAAAAAGTTCCAAAAGTTTAGATTGTTAAAGGGATTGAATTACAGTGACTATACTAGAAATGCAAGTGATTAGATTAATGTAGTAATTCTGAGTCACCAGAATTGCTATAATTCATCAGTTAATTTATTGTGTGCAGAGTACTTTATATTAAAAATTGTGTTTTTACAATTGTATTCTTGTTTGATATTGTTGTAATTACCTATTTCTAAAGCcatatttccatttttgataACTTTAAGATGTctgaattgaataaataaaactactcACTGTCAAAATCTCTCCTTCCTATTGGAAatttaactgagttttcttcatccccaatctctctcctttcctgtgTTGATTCAATATTCTGAACTCCATTGTCAGCTGGAAAAGCCACTGATCCCTTCAGCGCAAGATAAGGGAGCTGCTTAAGGGCTAGGTTCAACGGCAGACCACGGTTTAAGAAACCATGTTTGGAGCCTATGTtctgtttaaaagaaaaagttgaaTTATGCTTCAGCTTTCttattataaaatgaaagtttaaTTTCATGGTTGAATATGTGTATGTTAGTTAGTGACATCCATTTAATTTTGTTCAGAAACACTTGGATGAACAGTGTTCAATAGGACTGAAAACCTTCCAGGGTATGTAATATGACACTGATGATGCTGAGGCATCAGGAGGACTACATTAAAACCATAACTATCAATTATAGATATTTTTTGTTGAGCTCTAAGAAGAAAGATACAAATGATTTAAACTCCTATTGATATTAAGGAACATGAAAGTGGATGCTGACTCATACCTTTGGGTTTCTGCTCTCCTCCTCGTTGATGAAACCACCCTCTTCAGATTTATAATGTTCAAGGGAAGGCACGGCTCCAGATTTCTCTGCCATATCTTCCTTCTGAAGGGCTTTGCCCAGCCCAAATGGATTTAGGAGCATGTCATCCTCAACAGTTCTCATGGATTTTGATGCTGAAAGCAAAAATgcttgggagaagaaagaaaaagttagtATGAGCATGTAGGATGAGAAACCCATGCCTGTGTTTGCTGTTTGTCTGGGACCACACAGGCGATGATACTGGTGCCTTGGAAAAGAAAGCCTTCTCAGGTGACATCCTTCCTCCACTGTCCCTACCTTTTATATGTTTTCCCCTGTGAAGAGAAAGCACTTCAAG is part of the Notamacropus eugenii isolate mMacEug1 chromosome 3, mMacEug1.pri_v2, whole genome shotgun sequence genome and harbors:
- the PMCH gene encoding pro-MCH isoform X1; protein product: MGFSSYMLILTFSFFSQAFLLSASKSMRTVEDDMLLNPFGLGKALQKEDMAEKSGAVPSLEHYKSEEGGFINEEESRNPKNIGSKHGFLNRGLPLNLALKQLPYLALKGSVAFPADNGVQNIESTQERREIGDEENSVKFPIGRRDFDMLRCMLGRVYRPCWQI
- the PMCH gene encoding pro-MCH isoform X2 yields the protein MRTVEDDMLLNPFGLGKALQKEDMAEKSGAVPSLEHYKSEEGGFINEEESRNPKNIGSKHGFLNRGLPLNLALKQLPYLALKGSVAFPADNGVQNIESTQERREIGDEENSVKFPIGRRDFDMLRCMLGRVYRPCWQI